Proteins from a single region of Crassaminicella profunda:
- the rpoB gene encoding DNA-directed RNA polymerase subunit beta — protein MPHPIQVGKRKRMSYASIEEVAQMPNLIEIQSKSYEWFLKDGLREVFEDISPIQDYTGNLILEFIDYSLDGEPKYEIEECKERDVTYAAPLKVKVRLINKETGEVKEQEVFMGDFPLMTDKGTFIINGAERVIVTQLVRSPGPYYAVQLDRTGKKLFSTTVIPNRGAWLEYETDSNDIISVRVDRTRKQPMTVLLRAMGFGSDAEIINLLGEDERLMHTLDKDNTKSQEEGLLEIYKKLRPGEPPTVESAKSLIDSLFFDPKRYDLAKVGRYKYNKKLCISNRIATNVAAENVVNPYTGEIYVEEGQKISRELAKVIENAGIKAVNVMGEEGKIVKVIGNHFVDIKEHIHFNIDGLNVEERVHFPVLKEILDTYTDENEIREALKERRKDLSPKNIIIDDMIASVSYVLNLAHGVGAVDDIDHLGNRRLRSVGELLQNQFRIGLSRMERVVKERMTIQDIDVITPQALINIRPVAAAIKEFFGSSQLSQFMDQTNPLAELTHKRRLSALGPGGLSRERAGFEVRDVHHSHYGRMCPIETPEGPNIGLIGSLTTYGRINEYGFIEAPYRRVDKERDVVTETVDYLTADEEDPVIVAQANEPLDEEGRFINRRVTARCKNGDIDVVPRDEVDYMDVTPKQMVSVATAMIPFLENDDANRALMGSNMQRQAVPLLRTDAPIIGTGMEYIAARDSGVVVLAKHAGIIEKVSADEIVIKRDVDGGRDRYKMLKFKRSNQGTCINQRPIVSKGERVEKGDSIADGPSTDTGEIALGRNLLIGFMTWEGYNYEDAILLNERLVMEDALSSVHIEEYESEARDTKLGPEEITRDIPNVGEEALKDLDERGIIRIGAEVKSGDILVGKVTPKGETELTAEERLLRAIFGEKAREVRDTSLRVPHGESGIIVDVKVFTRENGDELPPGVNVLVRCYIAKKRKINVGDKMAGRHGNKGVISRILPEEDMPFLEDGTPLQVVLNPLGVPSRMNIGQVLEVHLGMAAKKLGWHVATPVFDGAREPDIREALREAGYPEDGKLQLYDGRTGMPFDNRVTVGYMYMLKLHHLVDDKIHARSTGPYSLVTQQPLGGKAQFGGQRFGEMEVWALEAYGAAHTLQEILTVKSDDVVGRVKAYESIVKGENIPEPGVPESFKVLIKELQSLALDVKVLTSEDAEIEIKESIDDDGSELDKILEGEEYQVPEEKYIDQNIEEPEEEQVEEPGELEDIDESELEYPTDEIEDFNF, from the coding sequence ATGCCACATCCTATTCAGGTCGGAAAAAGAAAGAGAATGAGTTACGCAAGTATTGAAGAAGTTGCACAGATGCCAAATCTTATTGAAATCCAAAGTAAATCTTATGAATGGTTTTTAAAAGATGGATTAAGAGAAGTTTTTGAAGATATTTCCCCGATTCAAGATTACACTGGTAATCTAATCCTAGAATTTATTGATTATTCATTGGATGGGGAGCCAAAATATGAAATAGAAGAATGTAAAGAAAGAGATGTAACTTATGCGGCACCACTGAAAGTAAAAGTTAGACTCATCAATAAGGAAACTGGTGAAGTGAAGGAACAGGAAGTCTTTATGGGAGATTTTCCTCTCATGACAGATAAGGGAACTTTTATCATTAATGGAGCTGAAAGAGTTATTGTAACACAGCTTGTAAGATCTCCAGGCCCATATTATGCGGTACAATTAGATAGAACAGGAAAAAAACTCTTTTCTACAACAGTAATACCAAACCGTGGGGCATGGTTGGAGTATGAAACAGATTCAAATGATATTATATCTGTAAGAGTTGACAGAACAAGAAAACAACCTATGACAGTATTGCTTCGCGCAATGGGGTTTGGTAGTGATGCAGAAATTATTAATCTTTTAGGTGAAGATGAGAGATTGATGCATACCTTAGATAAGGATAATACTAAATCACAAGAAGAGGGTTTACTAGAAATCTACAAAAAGCTTAGACCTGGTGAACCACCAACTGTGGAAAGTGCAAAGTCATTAATTGATTCACTATTTTTTGATCCAAAACGTTATGACTTAGCAAAGGTAGGACGCTATAAATATAATAAAAAGTTATGTATTTCAAACAGAATTGCAACCAATGTTGCTGCAGAGAATGTGGTCAATCCTTATACAGGTGAAATTTATGTAGAGGAAGGACAAAAGATTAGCAGAGAACTAGCTAAAGTAATAGAAAATGCTGGGATTAAAGCAGTAAATGTTATGGGCGAAGAAGGAAAAATTGTAAAAGTAATTGGTAACCATTTTGTTGATATTAAGGAACATATTCACTTCAATATAGATGGTTTGAATGTAGAAGAGAGAGTACATTTTCCTGTACTAAAGGAAATATTAGATACTTATACAGATGAAAATGAGATAAGAGAAGCGTTAAAAGAGAGAAGAAAAGATCTATCACCTAAAAATATCATTATAGATGATATGATAGCTTCTGTAAGTTATGTACTTAATCTTGCTCATGGCGTAGGAGCAGTAGATGACATTGATCATTTAGGAAATAGAAGACTACGTTCAGTGGGAGAACTTTTACAAAACCAATTTAGAATAGGTCTTTCTAGAATGGAGAGAGTTGTAAAGGAAAGAATGACTATTCAAGATATTGATGTAATTACACCGCAGGCCTTAATTAATATTAGACCCGTGGCAGCTGCTATTAAAGAATTCTTTGGAAGCAGTCAGTTATCACAATTTATGGATCAAACAAATCCATTAGCAGAACTTACGCATAAAAGAAGATTATCAGCACTAGGACCTGGTGGACTTTCTCGTGAAAGAGCAGGATTTGAAGTGCGTGACGTTCATCATTCTCATTATGGACGTATGTGTCCTATAGAAACGCCAGAGGGACCGAACATCGGTTTGATTGGTTCATTGACTACATATGGTAGAATTAATGAATATGGATTTATCGAGGCACCTTATAGAAGGGTAGATAAAGAAAGAGACGTTGTAACAGAAACAGTTGATTACTTAACAGCAGATGAAGAAGATCCAGTAATTGTTGCTCAAGCCAATGAGCCGTTAGATGAAGAAGGAAGATTCATTAATCGTAGGGTTACTGCAAGATGTAAAAATGGTGATATAGATGTTGTACCAAGAGATGAAGTAGACTATATGGACGTAACACCAAAGCAAATGGTTTCTGTTGCAACAGCAATGATTCCATTCTTAGAAAATGACGATGCCAACCGTGCACTTATGGGATCAAACATGCAGCGTCAGGCTGTACCACTTTTGAGAACAGATGCACCAATTATTGGAACTGGTATGGAGTATATTGCAGCAAGAGATTCTGGAGTAGTTGTTCTTGCAAAGCATGCAGGAATTATTGAAAAGGTTTCTGCTGATGAAATTGTCATCAAAAGAGATGTAGATGGTGGTCGTGATCGATATAAAATGCTTAAATTCAAGCGTTCAAATCAAGGGACATGTATCAACCAAAGACCTATTGTAAGTAAAGGTGAACGTGTAGAAAAAGGAGATTCTATTGCAGATGGTCCTTCTACAGACACTGGAGAAATTGCATTAGGAAGAAACCTACTTATAGGTTTTATGACATGGGAAGGATACAATTATGAGGATGCCATTCTTCTAAATGAAAGATTGGTTATGGAAGATGCATTATCTTCAGTTCATATAGAAGAATATGAGTCTGAAGCAAGAGATACAAAGTTAGGGCCAGAAGAAATTACAAGGGATATTCCAAATGTAGGAGAAGAAGCTTTAAAAGATCTAGATGAAAGAGGAATTATTCGAATCGGAGCAGAAGTAAAATCAGGAGATATATTAGTTGGTAAAGTTACTCCAAAGGGAGAAACTGAGCTTACAGCTGAGGAAAGACTTCTTCGTGCTATATTTGGAGAAAAGGCTAGAGAAGTTAGAGATACATCTTTAAGAGTGCCTCATGGTGAAAGTGGAATCATTGTAGATGTGAAAGTATTTACAAGAGAAAATGGAGATGAATTGCCACCAGGAGTAAATGTTTTAGTAAGATGTTATATAGCTAAAAAGAGAAAGATTAATGTTGGAGATAAAATGGCAGGACGTCATGGTAATAAAGGGGTTATTTCAAGAATATTACCAGAAGAAGATATGCCGTTCTTAGAGGATGGAACACCACTACAAGTTGTTTTAAATCCACTAGGAGTACCATCTCGTATGAATATTGGGCAGGTACTTGAAGTGCATCTTGGTATGGCAGCGAAAAAATTAGGCTGGCATGTTGCAACTCCTGTATTCGATGGAGCAAGAGAACCAGATATCCGAGAAGCTTTAAGGGAAGCAGGATATCCAGAAGATGGAAAGCTTCAGCTTTATGATGGAAGAACAGGAATGCCTTTCGATAATAGAGTAACTGTAGGGTATATGTATATGTTAAAGCTTCACCATTTAGTAGATGATAAGATTCATGCTCGTAGTACAGGACCTTATTCTTTAGTTACACAGCAACCTTTAGGTGGTAAGGCACAATTCGGAGGACAAAGATTTGGTGAGATGGAAGTATGGGCATTAGAAGCTTATGGTGCTGCTCACACGCTTCAAGAAATATTAACAGTTAAATCTGATGATGTTGTTGGACGTGTAAAAGCATATGAATCTATTGTAAAAGGTGAAAATATTCCAGAACCAGGAGTACCAGAATCATTTAAAGTATTAATTAAAGAGCTACAAAGTTTAGCTTTAGATGTAAAGGTGCTTACATCAGAAGATGCAGAAATTGAAATAAAAGAATCAATAGATGATGATGGAAGTGAACTAGATAAAATTCTTGAGGGCGAAGAATATCAAGTACCTGAAGAAAAATATATTGATCAAAATATAGAAGAACCAGAAGAGGAACAAGTTGAAGAACCAGGTGAATTAGAAGATATTGATGAATCAGAATTGGAATATCCAACTGATGAGATTGAGGATTTTAATTTTTAA
- the rplL gene encoding 50S ribosomal protein L7/L12 — MTKEQIIEAIKGMTVLELNELVKACEEEFGVSAAAPVAVAGGAAAGAAVEEKTEFDVVLTSAGSQKIKVIKAVREITGLGLKEAKALVDGAPGTLKEGVAKAEAEEMKAKLEEVGAGAELK; from the coding sequence ATGACAAAAGAGCAAATTATTGAAGCTATAAAAGGTATGACAGTACTTGAGTTAAATGAATTAGTAAAAGCATGTGAAGAAGAATTTGGAGTATCAGCAGCAGCACCAGTTGCAGTTGCAGGAGGAGCAGCAGCAGGAGCAGCAGTTGAAGAGAAAACTGAATTTGATGTAGTTTTAACTAGCGCTGGAAGTCAAAAAATTAAAGTAATCAAAGCTGTAAGAGAGATTACAGGTCTTGGACTTAAAGAAGCAAAAGCATTAGTTGATGGCGCTCCTGGAACATTAAAAGAAGGCGTTGCTAAAGCAGAAGCAGAAGAAATGAAAGCAAAACTTGAAGAAGTTGGAGCAGGTGCAGAGCTTAAGTAA
- the rplJ gene encoding 50S ribosomal protein L10, with amino-acid sequence MSSNLETKKQVVEEIKEKFSKAQSAVVVDYRGLTVEEATQLRKNMREAGVEYKVYKNTLMRLAVKETEFEPLTADLTGPNAVAFGYEDPVTPAKILNDFAKEHKTLELKSAVVEGQYYGVDTIKEIAEIPSRDVLLAKLLGSIKSPLSNLAYLLQAIADKDGAEA; translated from the coding sequence ATGTCAAGCAACTTAGAAACCAAAAAGCAGGTTGTAGAAGAAATTAAAGAAAAGTTCTCTAAAGCACAATCAGCTGTAGTTGTAGATTATAGAGGATTAACTGTAGAAGAAGCAACACAGTTAAGAAAGAACATGAGAGAAGCTGGTGTAGAATATAAGGTATATAAAAATACTTTAATGAGATTAGCTGTAAAAGAAACTGAATTCGAACCTTTAACAGCAGATCTAACAGGACCAAATGCTGTTGCTTTTGGATATGAAGATCCTGTAACTCCAGCAAAAATCTTAAATGATTTTGCAAAAGAGCACAAAACTTTAGAGTTAAAATCAGCCGTTGTTGAAGGACAATATTATGGTGTTGATACAATTAAAGAAATTGCAGAAATTCCATCAAGAGATGTATTACTTGCAAAACTTCTTGGAAGCATCAAATCACCATTATCAAATCTTGCTTACTTACTTCAAGCTATTGCAGATAAAGATGGCGCTGAAGCATAA
- the rplA gene encoding 50S ribosomal protein L1 has translation MPKRGKKYQESAKLIDRTVQYGTEEAVKLVVDTAKAKFDETVEAHIRLGVDSRHADQQVRGAIVLPHGTGKTKKVLVFAKGDKVKEAENAGADYVGAQELVEKIQKENWFDFDVVVATPDMMGLVGRLGRVLGPKGLMPNPKSGTVTFEVEKAINEIKAGKVEYRLDKTNIIHVPIGKASFGAEKLTENFKILMDAVIKAKPAAAKGQYLRSVTLTSTMGPGIKVNPVKIMD, from the coding sequence ATGCCAAAAAGAGGTAAAAAATATCAAGAAAGCGCAAAGCTAATTGATAGAACTGTTCAGTATGGAACAGAAGAAGCTGTAAAATTAGTAGTAGATACTGCAAAAGCAAAGTTTGATGAGACTGTTGAAGCACATATTAGACTTGGGGTTGACTCAAGACATGCAGATCAACAAGTTAGAGGTGCTATTGTATTACCACATGGTACAGGTAAAACAAAAAAAGTATTAGTTTTTGCAAAGGGTGACAAAGTCAAAGAAGCTGAAAATGCTGGTGCAGATTATGTTGGAGCTCAAGAATTAGTTGAAAAGATTCAAAAAGAAAACTGGTTTGACTTTGATGTAGTAGTAGCTACACCAGATATGATGGGTCTTGTAGGAAGACTTGGTAGAGTATTAGGACCAAAAGGTTTAATGCCAAACCCTAAATCAGGAACAGTTACATTCGAAGTAGAGAAAGCAATTAATGAAATTAAAGCAGGAAAAGTTGAGTATAGATTGGATAAAACAAATATTATTCACGTACCAATTGGAAAAGCATCTTTTGGTGCAGAAAAATTAACTGAAAACTTTAAAATATTAATGGATGCAGTTATTAAAGCAAAACCAGCGGCTGCCAAAGGACAATACTTAAGAAGTGTTACCTTAACAAGCACAATGGGACCTGGTATCAAGGTTAATCCAGTTAAAATAATGGATTAG
- the rplK gene encoding 50S ribosomal protein L11: MAKKVTGMVKLQIPAGKATPAPPVGPALGQQGVNIMQFCKEFNAKTADQAGLIIPVVITVYQDRSFTFITKTPPAAVLLKKAAGLKSASGEPNKNKVATISVDKVKEIAELKMPDLNAGSLETAMSMIKGTARSMGIIVEE, from the coding sequence ATGGCGAAAAAAGTTACAGGAATGGTTAAATTACAAATCCCTGCAGGAAAAGCTACTCCAGCACCACCAGTAGGTCCAGCTCTTGGACAACAAGGTGTAAACATTATGCAATTCTGTAAGGAGTTCAATGCAAAAACTGCAGATCAAGCTGGTTTAATTATACCAGTAGTGATTACAGTTTACCAAGATAGATCATTTACATTTATCACTAAAACACCACCAGCAGCTGTATTGTTAAAGAAAGCAGCAGGTCTTAAGTCTGCTTCTGGTGAACCAAATAAGAATAAGGTTGCAACAATATCAGTAGACAAAGTAAAAGAAATTGCTGAATTGAAAATGCCTGATTTAAATGCTGGTAGCTTAGAAACTGCTATGAGCATGATTAAAGGTACTGCTAGAAGTATGGGTATTATCGTAGAAGAATAA
- the nusG gene encoding transcription termination/antitermination protein NusG, with translation MSEKPKWYVVHTYSGHENKVKANIEKLVENRGMEEVITEIVVPTEEKIEIKNGKKKAKQKKIFPGYVIVKMIMNDESWYVVRNTRGVTGFVGPGSKPIPLSDEEVKNMGIEEPVAEIDVVVGDSVKVTSGPFESFIGVVKGINLERQTLKVLISMFGRETPVELDFTQIERL, from the coding sequence ATGTCTGAAAAGCCAAAATGGTATGTAGTCCACACCTATTCTGGACATGAAAATAAAGTAAAAGCGAACATTGAAAAGCTTGTTGAGAATAGAGGGATGGAAGAGGTTATTACTGAGATTGTTGTACCAACAGAAGAGAAAATAGAAATAAAAAACGGAAAGAAAAAAGCAAAACAGAAGAAAATTTTCCCTGGATATGTAATCGTTAAGATGATTATGAATGATGAGTCTTGGTATGTAGTAAGAAATACAAGAGGTGTTACAGGATTCGTAGGTCCAGGATCTAAACCTATTCCTTTAAGCGACGAAGAAGTGAAAAATATGGGAATTGAAGAACCAGTTGCAGAAATCGATGTTGTTGTAGGAGACTCAGTAAAAGTTACATCAGGACCATTTGAGAGCTTTATCGGAGTTGTAAAGGGAATTAATTTAGAAAGACAAACATTGAAAGTACTTATTTCCATGTTTGGAAGAGAAACACCTGTAGAATTAGATTTTACACAAATAGAAAGATTATAA
- the secE gene encoding preprotein translocase subunit SecE has translation MAVQTNTNKVAKSQSIGKYFKNVKAELKKVIWPNKKDLISYTTVVLTTCVMVSVGIWLVDTVFGKALHQIIK, from the coding sequence ATGGCAGTACAAACGAATACAAATAAGGTAGCAAAATCCCAGAGTATAGGGAAATATTTTAAAAATGTTAAAGCAGAACTAAAAAAAGTAATTTGGCCAAATAAAAAAGACTTAATTTCGTATACCACAGTTGTACTGACAACTTGTGTTATGGTATCAGTTGGAATTTGGCTAGTAGATACTGTTTTTGGAAAAGCTCTTCATCAAATTATTAAATAG
- the rpmG gene encoding 50S ribosomal protein L33, whose translation MRVKVTLACTECKQRNYHTMKNKKNNPDRLEMKKYCKFCKTHTTHKETK comes from the coding sequence ATGAGAGTAAAAGTGACTTTAGCATGTACAGAGTGCAAACAAAGAAATTATCATACGATGAAAAACAAAAAGAACAATCCAGACAGATTAGAAATGAAAAAATACTGCAAATTCTGTAAAACTCACACAACTCACAAAGAAACAAAATAG
- the sigH gene encoding RNA polymerase sporulation sigma factor SigH yields MLVGISSEREEVTEKVEFMIDEDVVEDARRGNSKAQEHLIKKYKNFVRAKARSYFLIGADREDIIQEGMIGLFKAIRDFKPDKLSSFRAFAELCITRQIITAIKTATRQKHIPLNSYISLNKPIYDEESDRTLLDVISGAKISDPEELIISREELSHIESKIGEILSDLEWTVLMSYLQGKSYQEMAVELDRHVKSIDNALQRVKRKLERYLEVRGS; encoded by the coding sequence ATGTTGGTGGGAATCAGTAGTGAACGAGAGGAAGTTACTGAAAAAGTTGAATTTATGATAGATGAAGATGTTGTGGAAGATGCTAGGCGAGGAAATTCTAAAGCACAGGAGCATCTCATTAAAAAATATAAAAATTTTGTTAGAGCAAAAGCTAGGTCTTATTTTTTAATTGGAGCAGATCGAGAAGATATTATTCAAGAAGGAATGATTGGCCTTTTTAAAGCGATTCGTGATTTTAAGCCGGACAAGCTATCATCTTTTAGAGCTTTTGCGGAATTATGCATTACAAGGCAGATTATTACAGCTATTAAAACGGCTACAAGGCAAAAACATATACCACTAAATTCCTATATTTCTTTAAATAAGCCCATATATGATGAGGAATCAGATAGAACACTACTTGATGTTATATCTGGAGCAAAGATTTCTGATCCAGAAGAATTGATTATATCTAGAGAAGAACTTTCTCATATTGAATCGAAGATAGGAGAGATTCTAAGCGATTTGGAATGGACAGTACTTATGTCTTATCTGCAAGGAAAGTCTTATCAGGAAATGGCTGTTGAATTAGATAGACATGTAAAGTCTATTGACAATGCGCTGCAACGTGTCAAAAGAAAACTAGAGAGATATTTAGAAGTAAGAGGTAGTTAA
- a CDS encoding NYN domain-containing protein: protein MNQFLLVDGYNVINAWPKLKKIGRTNLEEARDVLIQELVDYKHYTGYHVMIVFDAHYVKGGDTKSFFTKGVEVIFTKEHQTADSYIEKKVEELMKNRRNFVMVATSDWAEQQVVLGSGAVRISARELKIELDRIVKKIHKKTAATKQIRSTLQDRIDKEIVEKLEKWRRNQ from the coding sequence GTGAATCAGTTTTTATTAGTAGATGGTTATAATGTGATTAATGCTTGGCCAAAGTTAAAAAAAATAGGTAGGACTAATTTAGAAGAAGCGAGAGATGTGCTGATTCAAGAATTGGTGGATTATAAGCATTATACCGGATATCATGTGATGATTGTGTTTGATGCTCATTATGTAAAAGGTGGTGATACAAAGAGCTTTTTTACAAAGGGAGTAGAGGTGATTTTTACAAAGGAACATCAGACAGCAGATTCTTATATTGAAAAAAAAGTAGAAGAACTAATGAAAAATAGAAGGAATTTTGTGATGGTTGCTACATCAGACTGGGCAGAGCAACAGGTCGTACTAGGCAGCGGTGCTGTAAGAATTTCTGCAAGAGAATTAAAAATTGAATTAGATAGAATTGTAAAAAAAATCCATAAAAAAACAGCAGCTACAAAACAAATACGTTCTACCCTTCAAGATCGAATTGACAAAGAAATTGTCGAAAAGCTTGAAAAATGGCGCAGAAATCAATGA
- the rlmB gene encoding 23S rRNA (guanosine(2251)-2'-O)-methyltransferase RlmB gives MNLDKIEGRNPVIEALRADREIDKIMITKGAEGSVKKIVGMAKDKGIPVQYVEKQKLDQISVSHAHQGVIAFVAAHTYVEVEDILKKAEEKNEEPFIIVLDEITDPHNLGSIMRTADACGAHGIIIPKRRSVGLTGIVAKTSAGAIEYVPVAKVSNIARTIDLLKSKGVWVVGADMAGEKKHYEENLQGKIALVIGSEGKGIGRLIKEKCDFLVNIPMKGEVSSLNASVAASVLMYEVVRQREGKE, from the coding sequence ATGAATTTAGATAAAATTGAAGGAAGAAATCCAGTTATAGAAGCCTTAAGAGCAGATAGAGAAATTGATAAAATTATGATTACAAAAGGGGCTGAAGGTTCTGTTAAAAAGATTGTAGGCATGGCAAAAGATAAAGGAATACCTGTTCAATATGTAGAGAAACAAAAACTTGATCAGATTTCAGTATCTCATGCACATCAAGGGGTAATTGCTTTTGTGGCAGCTCATACATATGTAGAAGTTGAAGATATTTTGAAAAAAGCAGAAGAAAAAAATGAAGAGCCTTTTATCATCGTATTAGATGAAATTACAGATCCTCACAATTTAGGATCTATTATGAGAACTGCAGATGCTTGCGGAGCTCATGGAATTATTATCCCTAAAAGAAGATCAGTAGGACTGACAGGGATAGTTGCTAAAACTTCTGCAGGGGCTATAGAGTATGTTCCTGTTGCAAAGGTGTCAAACATTGCAAGAACCATAGATCTTCTAAAATCAAAAGGTGTATGGGTAGTGGGAGCAGATATGGCAGGAGAAAAGAAGCATTATGAAGAAAATTTACAAGGTAAAATTGCTTTAGTTATTGGTAGTGAAGGAAAAGGAATAGGAAGACTTATAAAGGAAAAATGCGATTTTCTAGTAAATATTCCTATGAAAGGAGAAGTGAGTTCTTTAAATGCATCGGTAGCAGCTTCTGTTCTTATGTATGAAGTGGTGCGTCAAAGAGAAGGGAAAGAATAG
- the thyX gene encoding FAD-dependent thymidylate synthase codes for MKVQLIQHTPEPERVVAAAAKLCYSRVGVDEIMEDLSDEKTDKFLNMLMSLGHQSPIEHINFTFAVEGVSRVLTHQLVRHRIASYSQQSQRYVKLDQFEYIIPPSIEVVPEAREMFIKAMEEDQKKYNQLVEILQKKHYDQLVQEGKSEKVAKRISEKKAIEDSRYVFPNACETKIVFTMNARTLLNFFHHRCCQRAQWEIREMATKMLGLVKMVAPTIFKNAGPSCIIGPCPEGNMTCGKVNEVREAFLQLTHKI; via the coding sequence ATGAAGGTACAGTTGATTCAACATACACCTGAGCCAGAAAGAGTGGTAGCTGCTGCTGCTAAGCTTTGCTATTCAAGGGTAGGTGTAGATGAAATTATGGAAGATTTAAGTGACGAAAAAACAGATAAGTTTTTGAATATGCTTATGAGTTTAGGGCATCAGTCTCCCATAGAGCATATAAACTTCACATTTGCAGTAGAAGGAGTAAGTAGAGTGCTTACCCATCAATTAGTGAGACATAGGATAGCAAGTTACTCGCAGCAGTCTCAAAGATATGTAAAGCTTGATCAGTTTGAATATATTATCCCTCCTAGTATTGAAGTTGTTCCTGAGGCAAGAGAAATGTTTATAAAAGCTATGGAGGAAGATCAGAAAAAATATAATCAATTGGTAGAAATTCTACAAAAAAAGCATTATGATCAATTGGTTCAAGAAGGAAAAAGTGAAAAAGTAGCAAAAAGAATTTCTGAAAAAAAAGCCATAGAAGATAGTAGGTATGTTTTTCCTAATGCTTGTGAGACAAAAATTGTTTTTACCATGAATGCAAGAACATTATTAAATTTTTTCCATCATCGATGTTGTCAAAGAGCTCAGTGGGAAATTAGAGAAATGGCTACAAAAATGTTGGGATTAGTAAAAATGGTAGCTCCTACTATATTTAAGAATGCAGGACCTAGTTGTATTATAGGGCCTTGTCCAGAGGGAAATATGACTTGTGGTAAAGTAAATGAAGTAAGAGAAGCTTTTTTACAACTTACCCATAAAATCTAA
- a CDS encoding Mini-ribonuclease 3 yields the protein MEKTFIEYMNLKNKSEGEIKFVSPLVLAYIGDAVYEVYIREYVLYNYGGNVNKLHKIATKFVKAGAQAKIAHTLEKEISEEEWHMIKRGRNQKSGTVPKNADLTDYKYATGFETLIGYLYLLGNTNRIKEIVKRAVQIIEGN from the coding sequence ATGGAAAAAACATTTATTGAATACATGAATCTTAAGAATAAAAGTGAAGGAGAGATAAAGTTTGTATCTCCTTTAGTGCTTGCGTATATTGGAGATGCAGTTTATGAAGTTTATATTCGAGAGTATGTTCTTTATAACTATGGAGGAAACGTAAATAAACTCCATAAAATTGCTACAAAATTTGTAAAAGCAGGAGCACAAGCGAAAATTGCACATACTTTGGAAAAAGAGATTTCTGAAGAAGAATGGCATATGATTAAAAGAGGAAGGAATCAAAAGTCAGGAACTGTTCCCAAAAACGCAGATCTTACGGATTACAAATATGCTACTGGTTTTGAAACGTTGATTGGCTATTTGTATTTGTTAGGGAATACAAATAGGATTAAAGAAATTGTGAAAAGAGCCGTTCAAATTATAGAAGGAAATTAG